One Branchiostoma lanceolatum isolate klBraLanc5 chromosome 18, klBraLanc5.hap2, whole genome shotgun sequence DNA window includes the following coding sequences:
- the LOC136424424 gene encoding tripartite motif-containing protein 2-like: MRNNHILVTDADRGEVQVFRPDGSLVRRVGHPEGEMRLPRYITVDGEGNILVSDWFANSVRMYDESGKFLLKFGGEGSGEGQLHSPRGICTDSSGHIIVADSGNKRVQMFTRHGEYVRTIDTGFLVEGVAVGPEGQLVMTDYFNHSVTVFPNYL; this comes from the coding sequence ATGCGCAATAACCACATCCTGGTGACTGATGCAGACCGTGGTGAAGTGCAGGTGTTCCGTCCGGACGGCTCTCTGGTGCGGAGGGTCGGACATCCAGAGGGTGAGATGAGACTCCCGCGGTACATCACTGTGGACGGGGAAGGAAACATCCTTGTGTCGGACTGGTTCGCAAACTCTGTCCGCATGTATGACGAGTCCGGGAAGTTCCTGCTGAAGTTTGGAGGTGAGGGAAGTGGTGAAGGTCAACTACACTCTCCCCGCGGTATCTGTACAGACAGCTCGGGTCACATCATCGTGGCGGACTCTGGGAACAAGAGAGTACAGATGTTCACACGTCACGGCGAGTATGTCCGGACCATTGATACTGGGTTTTTGGTAGAAGGCGTGGCCGTGGGACCGGAAGGGCAGCTGGTGATGACTGATTATTTTAACCATTCAGTGACAGTTTTTCCTAATTATCTATGA
- the LOC136423930 gene encoding uncharacterized protein, whose product MELDKIDQENLEFVEEILERMGRADLVRTVLRPFQPPGREIPENPELQPGTSTDGASADGSTANAYLVVHGHTRMIQETVDRYRYNLRSLCGTGRSQVKFRGYKKGKSILVHFTIPRECTAVLRLMANHSDPRLLYMGVKSLQIDAEVPIKVTQEALLYDIKGRPKQTVDDIEVGGSPQTKRQGAPKIWTRLSALNLFSDALPLHLQVAESLEYQGFSYSLVQALVQKDQLREHKIKKLIQNLKKAEVDSDTFMTLRSKLTISENRLKEALETVAVLEKELQQALRYAEKATKQVTSHVTEYRGEKPPGGWSLEYRGEKPPGGWSAQGEKADVATQTHLADDSGTPSVEEDAVRKNAREEPSVKDVADKTTAIPGSESAEEEKRTEQKRPTSAKAEGAASWTTEDLKLGIITYGGEGSEPGKFDYPHGVVVSPGNEIFVADMNHKRVQVHKTGGIYLRHFPTVVPGTEDKDMKPHDVSMDGNGALWVVGMV is encoded by the exons ATGGAACTGGACAAAATCGACCAGGAGAATTTGGAGTTTGTTGAAGAGATCTTGGAGAGAATGGGGCGAGCAGACCTGGTAAGGACCGTTCTGAGACCGTTCCAACCGCCTGGCCGAGAGATTCCGGAGAATCCCGAGCTACAGCCGGGAACAAGCACTGATGGTGCAAGCGCAGATG GATCAACGGCCAACGCCTACTTAGTCGTTCACGGTCACACACGCATGATCCAGGAAACCGTAGATCGATACAGATATAATCTGAGGTCGCTGTGCGGCACTGGAAGGTCACAGGTCAAGTTCAGGGGTTACAAGAAAGGCAAGAGCATCCTTGTGCACTTCACCATACCGCGAGAGTGCACAGCAGTGCTGAGGCTCATGGCGAATCACTCCGACCCAAGACTTCTGTACATGGGCGTCAAGTCACTGCAGATTGATGCTGAAGTACCTATCAAAGTCACACAGGAGGCGCTGTTGTACG ATATCAAGGGACGTCCAAAGCAGACAGTCGATGACATCGAGGTTGGAGGCAGTCCTCAGACTAAGCGTCAGGGGGCGCCCAAGATCTGGACCCGCCTGTCTGCTCTGAACCTGTTCTCGGACGCCCTGCCCCTCCATCTGCAGGTAGCCGAGAGTCTGGAGTACCAGGGCTTCTCCTATAGCCTGGTCCAGGCTCTGGTGCAGAAGGATCAGCTCAGAGAACACAAGATAAAAAAGCTCATCCAAAACCTCAAGAAGGCCGAGGTGGATTCCGACACGTTCATGACCTTGCGCTCCAAGCTGACCATTTCAGAGAACAGGTTGAAGGAAGCCCTTGAGACGGTCGCAGTTCTTGAAAAAGAGCTCCAGCAGGCCCTTAGATACGCCGAGAAGGCCACTAAGCAGGTCACATCTCACGTGACGGAGTACAGGGGAGAGAAGCCGCCTGGTGGCTGGTCACTGGAGTACAGGGGAGAGAAGCCGCCTGGCGGCTGGTCGGCACAAGGCGAGAAGGCAGATGtagctacacagacacaccTAGCGGACGATAGTGGTACTCCAAGTGTAGAAGAGGACGCCGTGAGAAAAAACGCAAGAGAAGAACCGTCCGTAAAGGACGTCGCAGACAAGACCACCGCAATACCCGGCTCGGAAAGCGCGGAAGAGGAAAAACGAACAGAACAAAAGCGACCCACGTCAGCAAAGGCAGAGGGAGCGGCTTCTTGGACTACTGAGGACTTGAAACTAGGTATAATCACTTATGGCGGGGAGGGATCAGAACCTGGTAAATTTGATTACCCACACGGCGTTGTTGTGTCGCCTGGTAACGAGATATTTGTGGCTGATATGAACCACAAACGAGTCCAAGTTCACAAAACAGGGGGTATTTACCTCCGTCACTTTCCAACAGTCGTACCGGGTACAGAGGACAAGGACATGAAGCCACATGATGTTTCTATGGATGGTAACGGTGCACTATGGGTAGTGGGGATGG TTTGA